In Arthrobacter sp. StoSoilB5, one genomic interval encodes:
- a CDS encoding fumarylacetoacetate hydrolase family protein, producing the protein MKLGRIAVPTPDGEQIRLVAVQPEQRRVIDLARAYALTLQRRAAEPERARALALAVLPGSLAAGIGGGAAFLDAAHDALAAADDASLALDEVSWRAAVDSPVIRDGLTFEQHIQNFHRVVAKAQPARSIYERPGYFKGTTAMSYGHNQVLPYPDFTEALDWELEVGYVVGKSGSDLTPDTAMDHLFGITVFNDFSARDIQGAEMAIGMGPQKCKDFGYGIGPWVTTMDEIDSIEGLRGQVRVNGEVLSDTKVEDFVYTPAELLAYVSISDRLQPGDLIGSGTMGFGAGVEIGKFLKPGDVIELELEGVGTLRTPISTERQKAPWWPEPRTYPHEEWVA; encoded by the coding sequence ATGAAACTGGGACGTATAGCAGTGCCCACGCCCGACGGCGAGCAGATCCGACTCGTCGCTGTCCAGCCGGAGCAGCGGCGGGTTATTGACCTCGCCCGCGCCTATGCCCTGACGCTTCAGCGCAGGGCGGCGGAGCCCGAGCGTGCCCGGGCACTCGCCCTCGCGGTGCTTCCCGGAAGCCTGGCGGCAGGAATCGGGGGAGGCGCCGCATTCCTGGACGCCGCCCACGATGCGCTCGCCGCGGCCGACGACGCTTCGCTTGCCCTCGACGAGGTCTCATGGCGCGCGGCTGTCGACTCGCCGGTCATTCGCGATGGGCTGACGTTCGAGCAGCACATCCAGAACTTTCACCGGGTTGTCGCCAAAGCTCAGCCGGCACGGTCAATCTACGAGCGTCCGGGGTATTTCAAGGGCACGACGGCCATGTCCTACGGACACAACCAGGTACTGCCCTATCCCGACTTCACAGAAGCCCTCGATTGGGAGCTCGAGGTCGGCTATGTCGTGGGCAAGTCCGGCAGCGACCTGACCCCGGACACGGCGATGGACCATCTCTTCGGCATCACCGTCTTCAACGATTTCAGTGCACGCGATATCCAGGGTGCGGAAATGGCCATCGGTATGGGCCCGCAGAAGTGCAAGGACTTCGGCTACGGCATCGGCCCCTGGGTCACCACGATGGACGAAATTGACTCCATCGAGGGGTTGCGTGGCCAGGTCCGCGTCAACGGGGAGGTTCTCTCCGATACCAAGGTGGAAGACTTCGTCTACACGCCCGCCGAGTTGCTCGCCTACGTCTCGATCTCCGACCGCCTGCAGCCGGGTGACCTTATCGGTTCGGGCACCATGGGCTTTGGCGCCGGCGTTGAGATCGGCAAATTCCTGAAGCCAGGTGACGTCATTGAGTTGGAACTCGAGGGCGTCGGCACGCTGCGCACCCCGATCTCCACTGAACGTCAAAAGGCCCCGTGGTGGCCCGAGCCCCGCACCTACCCGCACGAAGAATGGGTGGCGTAA
- a CDS encoding cupin domain-containing protein yields MTRPPVRRIVTGHDDQGRAIILSDGAAPNHWSSEVIPGFGATVPWLTAAGPIDHVSDVDPATADAEIPSFPAAGETILRIADFPPDSVYPDEAGSVIFSEIDGHDEAQAGAEHSGSKHFWFHRTDSLDYAVVLEGEITLLVDEGEATMRAGDVAVQRATSHAWSNRTDTTARVLFVLIGTEPLTAAQIAERRREASRPLERA; encoded by the coding sequence ATGACCCGGCCCCCAGTTCGCCGCATCGTCACCGGGCACGACGATCAGGGACGCGCCATCATCCTCTCGGACGGCGCCGCGCCCAACCACTGGTCATCGGAAGTAATTCCGGGATTCGGCGCCACCGTGCCCTGGCTGACCGCAGCCGGACCCATCGACCACGTCAGCGACGTCGACCCGGCCACGGCGGACGCCGAGATCCCCAGCTTCCCCGCCGCCGGCGAGACGATCCTCCGCATCGCCGACTTCCCGCCGGACTCCGTCTATCCGGACGAGGCAGGCTCGGTGATTTTCAGCGAGATCGACGGGCACGACGAGGCCCAAGCGGGTGCCGAGCACAGCGGGTCAAAGCACTTTTGGTTCCACCGCACCGACTCGCTGGACTACGCGGTGGTTCTCGAGGGTGAAATCACGTTGTTGGTTGATGAGGGCGAGGCGACCATGCGCGCCGGCGATGTTGCCGTGCAACGCGCCACCAGCCACGCGTGGTCCAACCGCACGGACACCACGGCCAGGGTCCTCTTCGTGCTGATCGGGACCGAGCCCCTCACGGCAGCCCAGATCGCCGAGCGGCGCAGGGAGGCTTCCCGGCCCTTGGAGAGAGCATGA
- a CDS encoding acetoacetate--CoA ligase → MILDAQAADGDVIWEPDLELSAETAVERFAAFLGGQGIDVGTGYDELWQWSVDEPEQFWELFARFAGVEFGGAAGPVCTNDPMPHTRWFPGRTLNFARHLLQGHEGIALVGIAEDGTREEITWDALRREVASLAAHLRVRGVGHGDKVVAVLPNVAEAVVGLLAAASIGAVWSVCAPEFGPGAIVSRFAQLAPKVVIAAPGYMLGGKDRDRRAELEEIFAQLPTLEHVIWVGRHTSIPCIPTRAPAVDWAQAVAEAAELVFDDVEFSHPLWVLFSSGTTGIPKGIVHGHGGALLEEMKMLLIHSNLRPGDRYLNVASTSWVLWNSLVSALGVGATAVLIDGNPTFPSIDRVWQIAAAERVAVLGVGAGFVHSCAKASLVPMQDHDLGALKSLQVTGSPLSTDGYRWVYGNVGDIWLASMSGGTDIASIFVGGSPTLPVHVGYIQAPALGVRVESWDEAGNPTRGKGELVVTKAMPSMPLSFWGDDGSRYHESYFAMYPGVWRHGDYIEFTDRGILIHGRSDSTLNRNGLRLGSADIYAVVESLPEVAEAMIVGAELGTDYYMPLFVHLADGTNPDVARDAITRSIRENLSVRYLPDEIIFMPGIPHTRTGKKLEVPVKRLLQGAGLGTVADLGSVDDPELLKEYSRFALERQTVSP, encoded by the coding sequence ATGATCCTCGACGCCCAGGCCGCCGACGGCGACGTGATCTGGGAGCCGGATCTCGAACTCAGCGCGGAGACCGCCGTCGAACGTTTCGCCGCCTTCCTTGGCGGGCAGGGCATCGACGTCGGTACGGGCTATGACGAGCTCTGGCAGTGGTCGGTGGATGAGCCCGAGCAGTTCTGGGAGCTCTTTGCCCGGTTTGCGGGAGTCGAGTTCGGTGGGGCGGCAGGGCCCGTCTGCACCAACGATCCCATGCCGCACACGCGCTGGTTCCCGGGGCGCACGCTCAACTTCGCCCGGCACCTGCTGCAGGGCCACGAGGGAATCGCACTGGTTGGCATCGCCGAGGACGGGACGCGCGAGGAGATCACCTGGGATGCTCTGCGGCGCGAGGTGGCTTCGCTGGCCGCGCACCTTCGCGTCCGGGGCGTAGGCCACGGGGACAAGGTCGTGGCGGTCCTTCCCAACGTTGCCGAGGCCGTCGTCGGGCTGCTCGCCGCTGCCTCGATCGGTGCCGTCTGGTCAGTCTGCGCCCCGGAGTTCGGCCCGGGCGCAATCGTCTCGCGGTTCGCCCAGCTCGCTCCTAAGGTCGTCATCGCCGCCCCTGGTTACATGCTCGGCGGGAAGGACCGTGACCGCCGCGCGGAGTTGGAGGAAATCTTCGCCCAGCTCCCCACCCTCGAGCACGTGATCTGGGTGGGACGGCATACCTCAATTCCGTGTATCCCGACCCGGGCCCCGGCCGTGGACTGGGCACAGGCCGTGGCTGAAGCGGCGGAGCTCGTCTTCGACGACGTTGAGTTCAGTCACCCCCTATGGGTTCTGTTCTCCTCCGGGACTACGGGCATCCCGAAGGGCATCGTGCACGGGCATGGTGGGGCACTGCTGGAGGAAATGAAAATGCTCCTCATCCATTCCAACTTGAGGCCCGGTGACCGCTACCTCAACGTGGCCTCGACGAGTTGGGTGCTCTGGAATTCCCTTGTCTCCGCCTTAGGCGTAGGGGCGACTGCGGTGCTCATCGACGGAAATCCCACCTTCCCGTCGATCGACAGGGTGTGGCAGATCGCCGCAGCCGAGCGGGTCGCGGTCCTCGGTGTCGGTGCGGGATTTGTTCACTCCTGCGCGAAGGCCTCACTGGTGCCAATGCAGGACCACGACCTGGGAGCCTTGAAATCCCTTCAGGTCACCGGATCACCGCTCTCGACCGACGGCTACCGCTGGGTCTACGGCAATGTGGGCGACATCTGGCTGGCCTCGATGAGTGGTGGCACCGACATAGCCTCCATCTTCGTGGGAGGATCCCCGACGCTCCCGGTGCATGTCGGCTACATCCAGGCTCCGGCACTCGGGGTACGCGTGGAGTCCTGGGATGAAGCGGGCAATCCCACCCGGGGCAAGGGCGAACTGGTGGTGACCAAGGCAATGCCCTCCATGCCCCTGAGCTTCTGGGGCGATGACGGCAGCCGATACCACGAGAGCTACTTCGCCATGTATCCGGGGGTGTGGCGGCATGGGGACTACATCGAGTTCACGGACCGGGGCATCCTTATCCACGGCCGTTCCGACTCGACTCTCAACCGCAACGGGCTGCGGCTCGGTTCGGCGGATATCTACGCGGTGGTTGAATCACTGCCGGAAGTCGCCGAGGCCATGATTGTCGGCGCGGAACTGGGCACTGATTACTACATGCCGCTGTTCGTTCACCTGGCTGACGGTACCAATCCGGACGTGGCGAGAGATGCGATTACCAGATCCATCCGTGAGAACCTCTCCGTCCGGTACCTTCCCGACGAGATCATCTTCATGCCGGGGATTCCTCATACCCGCACCGGAAAGAAGCTGGAGGTCCCGGTCAAGCGGCTTTTGCAGGGGGCGGGCCTGGGAACGGTCGCGGATCTCGGGTCGGTGGATGATCCCGAGCTGCTGAAAGAATATTCGCGGTTTGCCCTTGAGCGGCAGACCGTATCACCCTAA
- a CDS encoding glycogen debranching N-terminal domain-containing protein, with the protein MAGWNADTAAGPLGAGTVTLVEGTSFSISLQNGDIHPELPHGLFVQDTRILSCWSLTINGHPLEPLAAEMKEPYRALFACRVPRSDRYADSPLIVERLREVGVGIHEQVTVGNYSLDPVDCVVSLTVGADFADLFEVKEARVQRHWDQTRQQDGDTLSIRAVWQDERKGVTVRAPGADIGRDTLTYSVTVPPHGEWSTALTVVPIVEGASSEAIFVHADEDGLSPRDRRRREWVAKIPVVQVGNRSIERIGRRSYDDLGSLRIEDPNNPDRVVVAAGAPWFMTLFGRDSLWASEMSMPVDPSLALGTLQTLADRQGSVVEPMSEEEPGKILHEVRLDVSSSLSLGGKSVYYGSVDATPLFLVVLGSVSRWGFAKDAIAGLLPHADRALAWITDYGDKDGDGFVEYERLNPSGLINQGWKDSWDGINFADGRLAEPPIALCEVQAYVYVAYLSRAWMAYDAGDTDLGNELAVRAAQLKEQFNEQFWMPDRGYYAVALDGKKRQVDACASNMGHCLWAGIVDKDKAPLVAGRLMAPQMFSGWGVRTLASDMGAYNPASYHNGSVWPHDNAILAAGLLRYGFVEEAQRIATALHEAAESFDDRLPELFCGFSRERYARPVPYPTACSPQAWAATTPIFLVTSLMRLDTHVSRGGFWMDPALPESYGDLHVTNAPMAGGRITIDIKDSVPSVQGMPEGMVFHHGRRPWLADLVEQAGRGEMV; encoded by the coding sequence ATGGCTGGATGGAATGCTGACACTGCGGCAGGGCCTCTGGGAGCAGGGACGGTGACTCTGGTAGAGGGAACCTCGTTCTCCATCTCATTGCAGAACGGGGACATACACCCCGAACTTCCACACGGTCTTTTCGTCCAAGACACCCGCATTCTGTCTTGCTGGAGTCTCACAATTAACGGCCACCCACTGGAGCCATTGGCTGCGGAGATGAAGGAGCCGTACAGGGCGCTATTTGCCTGCCGGGTTCCCCGCTCGGACAGGTACGCAGACAGCCCGCTGATTGTGGAGCGACTGCGAGAAGTCGGCGTGGGCATCCACGAGCAAGTAACCGTCGGGAACTACTCTTTAGACCCTGTCGATTGCGTGGTTTCCCTGACGGTTGGGGCGGATTTCGCGGATCTATTCGAGGTGAAGGAGGCGCGAGTCCAGCGGCACTGGGACCAAACCCGCCAGCAGGACGGCGACACACTATCGATCCGGGCTGTCTGGCAGGACGAAAGGAAGGGTGTCACCGTCCGAGCACCTGGAGCGGACATCGGCAGGGACACTCTCACATACAGTGTGACGGTCCCGCCGCACGGCGAATGGAGCACGGCCTTGACGGTGGTCCCCATCGTGGAGGGGGCGAGCTCTGAAGCCATATTTGTCCATGCCGATGAGGACGGTTTATCCCCCCGTGACCGGCGTCGGCGGGAATGGGTGGCCAAGATTCCGGTGGTGCAGGTGGGAAATCGCTCCATTGAACGAATTGGGCGTCGCAGCTACGACGACCTGGGTTCCCTTCGCATCGAGGATCCGAACAATCCGGACCGCGTCGTCGTGGCCGCCGGCGCACCGTGGTTTATGACCCTGTTTGGCCGTGATTCATTATGGGCCTCGGAGATGTCGATGCCGGTGGATCCCTCACTGGCCTTGGGCACGCTGCAAACGCTGGCGGACCGCCAGGGCAGCGTTGTCGAACCCATGAGCGAGGAAGAGCCGGGCAAGATCCTGCACGAAGTCCGGCTTGACGTCTCCAGCAGTTTGTCCCTGGGCGGAAAATCCGTCTATTACGGAAGTGTCGACGCGACGCCCCTCTTCCTGGTGGTCCTGGGGTCCGTCAGCCGGTGGGGTTTCGCCAAGGACGCGATCGCCGGGCTTTTACCGCACGCAGACCGGGCGCTGGCGTGGATCACCGATTACGGAGACAAGGACGGCGACGGCTTCGTCGAATACGAGCGACTCAATCCCAGCGGGCTCATCAACCAGGGCTGGAAGGACTCCTGGGACGGCATCAACTTCGCTGACGGACGACTCGCCGAACCCCCTATCGCCCTCTGTGAGGTGCAGGCCTACGTCTATGTCGCCTATCTCTCGAGGGCATGGATGGCTTATGACGCCGGCGATACGGATTTAGGGAACGAGTTGGCAGTTCGGGCTGCGCAGTTGAAGGAACAGTTCAACGAGCAGTTCTGGATGCCGGATCGCGGCTACTACGCGGTCGCCTTGGATGGCAAAAAGCGGCAGGTTGACGCATGCGCTTCCAACATGGGTCACTGCCTCTGGGCCGGAATCGTGGACAAGGACAAGGCGCCCCTGGTGGCGGGACGATTGATGGCCCCGCAAATGTTCAGTGGCTGGGGAGTGCGGACTCTGGCCAGCGACATGGGCGCCTACAACCCGGCGAGTTACCACAACGGCTCAGTCTGGCCCCATGACAATGCGATCCTTGCGGCCGGACTCCTTCGTTACGGTTTCGTTGAGGAAGCGCAGCGTATCGCTACGGCCCTGCACGAGGCTGCCGAATCTTTTGACGATCGGCTGCCTGAGCTGTTCTGCGGCTTCAGCCGGGAACGTTACGCCCGTCCAGTGCCCTATCCAACGGCTTGTTCACCGCAGGCCTGGGCAGCGACCACACCAATCTTCTTGGTGACCAGCCTGATGCGACTTGACACCCATGTTTCTCGGGGCGGCTTCTGGATGGATCCCGCTCTCCCGGAGTCCTACGGAGACCTTCACGTCACGAATGCACCCATGGCCGGTGGCCGGATCACCATCGACATCAAGGATTCAGTACCCTCAGTCCAGGGAATGCCTGAAGGGATGGTATTCCACCATGGGCGCAGGCCCTGGTTGGCAGATCTCGTGGAGCAAGCCGGTCGGGGTGAAATGGTCTAA
- a CDS encoding helix-turn-helix domain-containing protein, with amino-acid sequence MTLLDERRSGALTVQKLSIERIAREAGISKTTIYRWWPSKAAVAIDTFLENHIVRTPVRDNIPAIEALSEHFASLAKIYS; translated from the coding sequence ATGACGTTGCTAGACGAACGTAGGTCCGGGGCGCTGACAGTCCAAAAGCTATCGATCGAACGCATTGCTCGCGAAGCCGGTATCAGCAAGACGACAATATATCGCTGGTGGCCAAGCAAGGCGGCAGTAGCGATCGACACCTTCTTGGAGAACCACATTGTTCGGACACCTGTGCGTGACAATATTCCAGCGATCGAAGCGCTTAGTGAGCACTTCGCATCCCTGGCCAAGATTTACTCGTGA
- a CDS encoding TetR/AcrR family transcriptional regulator codes for MAIRSEQSRRAILEATMRLLDESGPAAVSVQKLSIERIAREAGVSKTTIYRWWPSKAAVVIDTFLDNHVARTPIREDVPAIEAVREHLASLAEIYAGGEGRLVAQLIAECQDDPATMVEFKERFWTPRSRAVIQLVRRAMEEGSMRGDLDPELMTELLYSPIYFRLLLRTGALDAEATKGILHTALEGLAAGRYGVQQAYAEHSAQRWLPG; via the coding sequence ATGGCGATACGTAGCGAGCAGAGCCGCCGGGCGATTCTGGAAGCGACGATGAGGCTGCTTGATGAGTCTGGACCGGCTGCGGTCTCGGTGCAGAAGCTCTCGATCGAGCGTATCGCTCGCGAGGCCGGCGTCAGCAAGACAACAATCTATCGTTGGTGGCCGAGCAAGGCAGCTGTGGTTATCGACACGTTCCTGGATAATCACGTCGCGCGCACTCCGATTCGCGAGGATGTGCCCGCGATCGAGGCGGTTCGTGAGCATCTCGCCTCGCTGGCAGAGATTTATGCGGGCGGAGAGGGCCGGCTCGTGGCGCAACTCATCGCGGAGTGTCAGGACGATCCGGCAACCATGGTGGAATTCAAGGAGCGCTTCTGGACTCCCCGCTCGCGCGCAGTCATTCAGCTCGTCCGTCGAGCGATGGAAGAGGGGTCGATGCGCGGGGATCTCGATCCCGAACTCATGACGGAGTTGCTCTACTCTCCGATCTATTTCCGGCTACTGCTCCGGACCGGGGCCCTCGACGCCGAGGCAACCAAAGGCATCCTGCACACCGCCCTCGAGGGGCTCGCGGCCGGACGGTATGGCGTTCAACAGGCGTATGCCGAACATTCGGCGCAGCGGTGGCTGCCGGGGTGA
- a CDS encoding MmgE/PrpD family protein, which translates to MDTEDIDETNLHETLGREWQIEVASIKPYATCRSTHSAMDAVLDVRARGTISAETVTGLTVHTSALIADMCGNPTPVLSSRSS; encoded by the coding sequence GTGGACACCGAAGACATTGATGAGACCAATCTTCATGAAACCCTCGGACGGGAGTGGCAGATCGAGGTGGCTTCCATCAAGCCATATGCCACCTGCCGCAGCACGCATTCAGCCATGGACGCAGTCCTGGACGTGCGGGCACGAGGAACCATCAGCGCGGAGACGGTCACCGGCCTGACCGTGCACACGAGTGCACTTATTGCAGACATGTGCGGGAACCCGACACCGGTTCTCTCATCTCGATCCAGCTGA
- a CDS encoding recombinase family protein, with amino-acid sequence MRYSPKHPHRHARCSTSSQDLTAQRNALLAAGVDPDAIHVDHGFTGTKRDRPGVGEALAAYRDGDTLVVTKLDRLARSLPDARDIADELTRKGVTLNVGGSIYDPHDPVGKLLFNVVGMVTEFESDLIRALTREGMAVAKVNGKLRGRQHKLSKKQEVHLVSLHQGGKHATTEIAELFGVARSTV; translated from the coding sequence ATACGCTACAGTCCAAAGCATCCTCATCGGCACGCTCGCTGCTCGACCAGCTCTCAAGACCTCACCGCCCAGCGCAATGCCCTCTTGGCCGCCGGCGTGGACCCCGATGCGATCCACGTCGACCACGGGTTCACCGGCACCAAGCGCGACCGTCCCGGAGTGGGTGAGGCCCTGGCCGCGTACCGTGACGGCGACACACTCGTGGTGACCAAGCTCGACCGCCTCGCCCGCTCGCTTCCGGACGCGAGGGACATCGCCGACGAGCTCACCCGTAAGGGAGTGACCCTGAATGTCGGCGGAAGCATCTACGATCCGCACGACCCCGTGGGCAAACTGCTGTTCAACGTCGTAGGCATGGTCACCGAGTTCGAATCCGACCTCATCCGTGCCCTGACCCGCGAAGGCATGGCGGTCGCGAAGGTCAACGGGAAGCTTCGAGGTCGCCAGCACAAGCTCTCCAAAAAGCAGGAAGTCCACCTCGTGAGCCTCCACCAGGGCGGCAAACACGCCACGACCGAGATCGCCGAACTCTTCGGCGTTGCCCGCTCCACCGTTTAG
- a CDS encoding CPBP family intramembrane glutamic endopeptidase, with product MTTEPRAVDSGGGQPRSAQAVTTSRRPSDPNTPDALRVLYSDRDLSWWPVLLFLPARGVLSFLAQAFTAAVLWSTGNPTPWESSQGWWTVYGTLTDAGCLGLLVLLLRREGLRLRDTFGFTRTSLGQQLRSIPLYLLALLPAVAAASLVTLPFYGPAALPPQVTAIHLPGWAAVYSFTVWPFLWAFTEEITYLGFLLPRLQTRTGRTWKAAAIIIFFWSAQHLVIPSILDMTYLISRFLGALLITAGLTTSFVLLRRRLLATTAVHWLSDASTAILTTLILGR from the coding sequence ATGACAACCGAGCCGCGGGCCGTGGATTCCGGCGGCGGGCAGCCGCGATCGGCACAAGCAGTCACGACAAGCAGAAGACCGTCGGACCCAAACACGCCCGACGCCCTCCGCGTGCTGTATTCGGACAGGGACTTGTCGTGGTGGCCCGTTCTGTTGTTTCTGCCTGCAAGGGGTGTTCTGTCCTTCCTCGCTCAGGCATTCACCGCTGCCGTACTGTGGTCCACCGGCAACCCGACACCTTGGGAATCCTCTCAGGGCTGGTGGACCGTCTACGGTACCCTCACGGATGCAGGGTGCCTGGGATTGCTGGTACTCCTGCTCAGGCGGGAGGGACTGCGCCTCCGGGACACTTTCGGCTTTACGCGGACTAGTCTGGGCCAGCAACTGCGTTCCATCCCGCTCTATCTACTGGCCCTGCTGCCCGCCGTCGCGGCCGCCAGTCTGGTCACTCTCCCCTTCTACGGGCCCGCAGCGCTTCCGCCCCAGGTCACCGCGATCCACCTGCCGGGCTGGGCAGCCGTCTATAGCTTCACGGTCTGGCCGTTCCTGTGGGCTTTCACCGAAGAGATCACCTACCTCGGGTTCCTACTGCCACGCCTTCAAACCCGCACCGGCAGAACCTGGAAGGCGGCGGCAATCATCATATTTTTCTGGAGTGCCCAGCACCTGGTGATCCCCTCCATCCTGGACATGACCTATCTCATCTCACGGTTTCTCGGCGCGCTGCTCATTACCGCAGGCCTGACGACGTCTTTCGTGCTGCTGCGCCGCCGGCTTCTGGCCACTACGGCGGTCCACTGGCTCAGCGACGCCTCCACCGCAATACTCACTACCCTTATCCTCGGCCGATGA
- a CDS encoding LacI family DNA-binding transcriptional regulator codes for MGKSVTIKDVATLAGVSLGTMSNYLNGTKVVSSATRARIELAIKQTKFVPNRSVRSLHGNRTHTLALLVPDAANPFFAELARGVEDIARARGYLLIYCDTAGDEERQRHYVRDLAEMRVGGLIISSGALNPPNVGELEHVETPVVVVGQEGMTLSTSSVVINQHHGGYLAMRHLLDLGHRRVLFAGGPGGSRALQARYEGALLALRESGADPSLLTRVDATGRTIRERSALADIITAMDPRPTGVLCGNDMIAIAIVNRLTREGWSIPADIAIVGYDDISDAQLAVVPLTTVKQPAYEIGEAAARLLFAKSESPDAPNRRISFTPELVVRESTVMPGRPF; via the coding sequence ATGGGGAAGAGCGTCACCATCAAGGACGTGGCCACCCTTGCGGGTGTGTCGCTGGGGACGATGTCGAACTACCTCAACGGTACGAAAGTTGTCTCGTCTGCTACCCGGGCACGGATAGAACTTGCCATCAAGCAAACGAAATTCGTCCCAAACCGCTCCGTCCGGTCGTTGCATGGTAACCGTACGCACACCCTCGCACTGTTGGTTCCTGATGCTGCCAACCCGTTCTTTGCCGAGCTTGCACGGGGCGTAGAAGATATCGCGCGCGCGCGGGGGTATCTCCTCATCTACTGCGACACCGCGGGAGATGAGGAACGCCAACGCCACTATGTGAGGGATCTTGCCGAGATGCGGGTCGGCGGGCTCATCATCTCGTCAGGCGCCCTGAATCCTCCAAATGTCGGCGAACTCGAACATGTGGAAACACCCGTTGTAGTAGTCGGCCAGGAAGGAATGACCCTCAGTACATCGTCGGTTGTGATCAATCAACACCACGGCGGATACCTGGCGATGAGGCACCTCCTTGACCTCGGCCACAGGCGAGTGCTTTTCGCAGGAGGACCTGGCGGCAGTCGTGCCTTGCAGGCACGCTATGAAGGGGCCCTGCTCGCCCTGCGGGAATCTGGTGCGGACCCCTCACTTCTAACTCGTGTCGACGCCACCGGCCGCACCATCCGGGAACGAAGCGCATTGGCCGATATCATCACGGCGATGGACCCGCGACCGACGGGAGTCCTCTGCGGGAATGACATGATCGCCATCGCAATCGTCAATAGGCTCACTCGCGAAGGCTGGTCCATACCCGCGGACATCGCCATCGTCGGATACGACGACATCAGCGACGCCCAACTCGCCGTAGTTCCCCTCACCACAGTCAAGCAACCAGCCTACGAAATTGGCGAGGCCGCCGCCAGGTTGCTCTTTGCAAAATCCGAAAGTCCCGACGCTCCGAACAGACGAATCAGTTTCACCCCAGAACTTGTTGTACGCGAGTCGACAGTGATGCCAGGGCGGCCTTTCTGA